The Halorussus gelatinilyticus genome contains the following window.
GCCGTGCGTTTTGCGGTTTTGTTGACGGGGCTTCAGACGAATCCTTCTGCACTGCGACCGCACAGCAACCTATCGCCGACTGCTCCGTTCCGAGAGAGAAACGCCTTTGCCACCCGGCCCCTGTGACTCGTACGATGGAAGTCGCCGAGGCAGTCCCCGACCCCGAGTTCGCCGAGGTGTTCCCGTTCGAGGAGTTCAACGACATGCAACGCGAAGTCGTGGACGCGCTCCTCGAAACCGACGAGAACGTGGTGGCGAGCGCGCCGACCGCCAGCGGGAAGACCGCGCTGGCGGAGATGGCCATCTGCCGGACCTTGGAAGCCGGGGGAACCGCGCTGTTCGTCGCGCCGATGCGAGCGCTGACCAACGAGAAGGAGAGCGAGTGGGAGCGCTTCGAGGAGTTGGGCTACTCCGTCTACGTCGTCACGGGCGAGCGCGACCTGAACCCCCGCCGGGCCGAGCGCGCAGACATCCTCGTGATGACTCCCGAGAAGACCGACTCGGCGACCAGAAAGCACGACTCGCGCCGGTACGCCTTCATCCGGGACGTGGACTGCGTGGTCATCGACGAGGTCCACCTGCTCGACTCCGAGAAGCGCGGGAGCGTCCTCGAAGTCACGGTCTCGCGGCTCCGACGACTCACCGGCCCCCGCGTCGTCGCGCTCTCGGCGACGATGCCCAACGTCGAAGACGTGGCCGACTGGCTCGACGCGCCGCCCGAGACCACCTTCGAGTTCGGCGACGAGTACCGGCCGGTGGACCTCAACTCCGGCGTCAAGACCTACACCCACGGCGATAACTCCTTCGCGGACAAGTACCGGCGGCTCTACCGCGCGCTCGACCTCGCGGAACCCCACATCCGCGACGACGGCCAAGCCCTCGTGTTCGTCTCCTCCCGGCAGGACACCGTGCAGGCCGCCAAGAAGGCCCGCGACGAAATCGGCGAGCGCGACATCCCGATGGGCGCGCGCGGCGACTACGACTTTCACAACGACGCCCAGGAGCTACAGAACGACACCCTCCGGAAGTCCGTCCTCGACGGCGTGGCGTTCCACCACGCCGGTCTCTCGAAGGGCGACAAGGACAGAGTCGAGGAGTGGTTCAAGCAGGGCAAGATTCAGCTCCTGTTCTCGACCTCCACGCTGGCGTGGGGCGTCAACCTCCCCGCCAGATGCGTCGTCCTGCGGGACACGAAGCTCCACGACCCCCTCGAAGGCGAAGTGGACATGAGTCCCCTCGACATCCTCCAGATGCTCGGCCGGGCGGGTCGCCCCGAATACGACGACGTAGGCTACGGCTGGGTCGTCTGCGACCACTCGGAGGCCGACAAGTACCGCAGGCTCCTCCGGGAGGGGAAGGAAATCGAGTCCCGACTCGCCGAGGGTCCCGATTCGGGAGACTCGGGATCGCGTCGGAGTTCGTCCGGCGGCGACTTGGACGCCCACCTCAACGCCGAGATAGCGATGGGGACCATCCGGGACCTCGGCGACGTCATCGACTGGCTCGAAACCACGTTCTACTACGTCCGCGCGAAGTCGAACCCCGACGCCTACGGTCTCGACGACCTGCAAGCCGACCTCCGGACGCGGGTCCGAGAGGCGCTCGAACGACTCGACAGTCGGGGCTTCGTGGACATCGGCGACGACCTGAGCGTCTCGGCGACGCCCCTCGGCCGACTCGCCTCGAAGTTCTACCTCCGACTCGACACCGCGGGCGAGTTCCACGACCTCGCTCGACGGGAGGAAATCGAGACCGGCGACGTCCTCCGGACCGTCGCGGACGCCGCGGAGTTCGACAGCGTGAGCGCCCGCCAGTCCGAACGCGAGGCGGTCGATTCGGTCCTCGTGGGACAGGACGCGGGCGAGTTGGAACCCGGCGCGCGCAAGGTGCTGGCCATCCTTCGCTCCACGATGACGGGCACGACCCCCGGCGAACTCCGGAGCGACGCGTGGGTCATCACCCAAAACGCGCTCCGACTGCTCGCCGCGCTCAGAGCTTTCCTCGAACGATTCGACCGACCGCGCGCCGCCAACCTCGCGCGACGGATAGAGGCCCGCATCGAACACGGCGTCAGTTCCGACGCGGTGGGACTGACCGCCATCGACGGCGTGGGGTCGGGCCGCGCGAGCAAGTTGGCCAAGGAGGGAATCGCCGCGCCCGCCGACGTGCGCGAGGCCGGCGAGGACGGTCTCGTGGACGCCGGTCTCTCGGCGGGGGTCGCCGAGGCGGTCCTCGAAAGCGCGAGCGACCTCCCCCGGATTTCGGTCTCGTGGGGCGCGTTCCCCGACGCCATCGCCCGCGGCGAGAACGACATGCGGGAGGTAACCGTCCGCAACGCCGGCGACGGGACCCAAGTCGGGATTCGCGTGACGGTCAACGGCGTCGAGATGACCGAGACGACGACCTACCTCGACGGCGAGACGACCGTCCCGGTCGGGGTCTTCGGCGGGACCGACGACGAGATGGAGTACGTCGTCGAGGTCGCGTTCCCCGAGTTACCGCTGCTCCCCGTGACCGACTCGCGGACCGTCGGCGTCGAATAGCGGGAACGGCGAACCCTACTCCGCGCTCGCGGTCGCTTTCTCCGCGGCGCGTTGCAGCATGCCGTCGTTAGTCGTGTAGTAGTAGTAGAGGCCGACGCCGACCGTGCTGACGACGTTCGAAATCGTCACCGCCCAGAACACCGCGTAGACCTCGTAGCCGAGCCAGAAGACGCCGACCGCGGCGATGGGAAGCCGGATCGCCCAGTACTTCAGCAGTCCCGCGACCATGCTGACCTTGGTCCGGCGCGCGCCGTTGAATCCGGCGTTGAACAGGTACCACGCGCCGATGGCCCAGTAACTGAGGACGAGAATCTTGAGGTAATCGACTGTCATCTTCAAGGCCACCGGACTCACGTCGGCGACGAAGAGGCCGGCGAGAAGTTCGGGCACGAACCACTGGACGACGCCCGCGAACGTGAGTCCGACCGCCGCGACGCCCGCGCCGAGCCACGTCGTCCGCCGGGCGCGACCGGGGTTGTTCGCCCCGAGGTTCTGGCCGACGATGCTCTGGGCCGCGCCCGCGAGTCCCTGCGCCGGGATGAACGCCACGCTGGCGACTCGTGCGCCGATGGTGTAGGCCGCGAGCGCCGCCGCGCCGCCGACCGCCGAGACCAGCGCGATGATGAGGATGCGGACGAGTTGGCTCACCGCGTGCTGTGCGCCGGAGGGGACGCCGACTTCGAGGATTTCGCGGTACTCCGCCACGTCGAAACCGACGGCGCGGTCGGTGAAGGTGAGTCCGTCACGACCCCGGAGAATCATCCCGAGTCCGAGCAGGAGTCCGGCGGCGTAGCCGACCGCGGTCGCCAGCGCCGCGCCCCGGACGCCCATCTCGGCGAACGGTCCCCACCCGAGGATGAGAAAGGGGTCGAGACCGATGTTGACGAGGACCGCGGTGACGTTGATGTAGAGCGCGGCCCGCGAGTCGCCCCACCCGACGAACGCGCTCTCTATCGCGTCGCTCGTCATCGCGAACGGGAAGCCGAACATGTACGTCGCGAGGTACGTGGTCGCCAGCGCGGTTACTCCCTCGCCGCTCAACAGGAGTCCGATGATGGTCTCCGCGCCGACGGCCATGAGGATGGCACAGGAGATGCCCAAGAAGAGTGCGAGCGTCACGCCGTGAAACGCCATCTTGCGACCGCCCGCGTCGTCGTCGCCGCCGGCGCGCTGGGAGACGACGACCTGCGTCCCCGTGTTGACGACCATCGTCACGCTGAAGATGAGTGCGATGACGGGGAAGTTGACGCCGACGGCGGCGACCGCGTTCTCGCCGAGTCGCCCGACCCAGAACGTGTCGACGACCTGTTGGGCGACCTGCACGAAGTTCTGCATCACTAACGGTGCCGCGAGGAAGAGCAGCGACCGCACGAGCGAGCCGCCAGTGATTTCGTCTCGTGATACGTTCACCATCGTTTTCCTTCAGTTGACAGTAATAGAATACTGCTTCTACTGATAAATTTTCCGATGCGTCCGTAGATTCCGACTCGC
Protein-coding sequences here:
- a CDS encoding DEAD/DEAH box helicase, coding for MEVAEAVPDPEFAEVFPFEEFNDMQREVVDALLETDENVVASAPTASGKTALAEMAICRTLEAGGTALFVAPMRALTNEKESEWERFEELGYSVYVVTGERDLNPRRAERADILVMTPEKTDSATRKHDSRRYAFIRDVDCVVIDEVHLLDSEKRGSVLEVTVSRLRRLTGPRVVALSATMPNVEDVADWLDAPPETTFEFGDEYRPVDLNSGVKTYTHGDNSFADKYRRLYRALDLAEPHIRDDGQALVFVSSRQDTVQAAKKARDEIGERDIPMGARGDYDFHNDAQELQNDTLRKSVLDGVAFHHAGLSKGDKDRVEEWFKQGKIQLLFSTSTLAWGVNLPARCVVLRDTKLHDPLEGEVDMSPLDILQMLGRAGRPEYDDVGYGWVVCDHSEADKYRRLLREGKEIESRLAEGPDSGDSGSRRSSSGGDLDAHLNAEIAMGTIRDLGDVIDWLETTFYYVRAKSNPDAYGLDDLQADLRTRVREALERLDSRGFVDIGDDLSVSATPLGRLASKFYLRLDTAGEFHDLARREEIETGDVLRTVADAAEFDSVSARQSEREAVDSVLVGQDAGELEPGARKVLAILRSTMTGTTPGELRSDAWVITQNALRLLAALRAFLERFDRPRAANLARRIEARIEHGVSSDAVGLTAIDGVGSGRASKLAKEGIAAPADVREAGEDGLVDAGLSAGVAEAVLESASDLPRISVSWGAFPDAIARGENDMREVTVRNAGDGTQVGIRVTVNGVEMTETTTYLDGETTVPVGVFGGTDDEMEYVVEVAFPELPLLPVTDSRTVGVE
- a CDS encoding MATE family efflux transporter, which translates into the protein MVNVSRDEITGGSLVRSLLFLAAPLVMQNFVQVAQQVVDTFWVGRLGENAVAAVGVNFPVIALIFSVTMVVNTGTQVVVSQRAGGDDDAGGRKMAFHGVTLALFLGISCAILMAVGAETIIGLLLSGEGVTALATTYLATYMFGFPFAMTSDAIESAFVGWGDSRAALYINVTAVLVNIGLDPFLILGWGPFAEMGVRGAALATAVGYAAGLLLGLGMILRGRDGLTFTDRAVGFDVAEYREILEVGVPSGAQHAVSQLVRILIIALVSAVGGAAALAAYTIGARVASVAFIPAQGLAGAAQSIVGQNLGANNPGRARRTTWLGAGVAAVGLTFAGVVQWFVPELLAGLFVADVSPVALKMTVDYLKILVLSYWAIGAWYLFNAGFNGARRTKVSMVAGLLKYWAIRLPIAAVGVFWLGYEVYAVFWAVTISNVVSTVGVGLYYYYTTNDGMLQRAAEKATASAE